The genomic interval TCGTCGGCCGCCAGCGCCTCGGCGGCCCGCAGCGCATCCTCCGCCTCGGCCCAGCCGGCGGCCGTGAACATGCACCGCTCGACCAGCAGCGCGGCGCGGCGCAGTGCGGACGGTGCGTGATGGACGGAGTGCGGTTCCAGCAGGGCGGCCGCGTCGTCCCAGCAGCCGCGCGAGCGCAGCCGCCAAACGGCACGGTCGAGGGGATCGTCCCCCTCGACCGTGCCGACTGATCCTGTCTCCGGTGCGGATGCGGGTGCTGGTACCGCGATCGACACCGGAACCGCAGAACTGACCGGATCCGCGGAATCCGCGGCATCCGACATGGCGGTATCCGCCACATTGCCCTCCCCGAGCGCGCCATTGAGCTGGAAGTTGGAAGCAGTGGGCGCATCTCAGCACGAATTCCGTGGTGCGGCCAAGGGGGTGGGTGAATGAATTCACAATCCCCGGGAGGGGGTTCAGGACGCCCGGCAGGGCCCTGATCGGGCGCATCGCCGCACTGTGCGACCGCCTTGCGGCTCAAGGATGTTGAGCGCGAGGCCGCCCGATCGAGTTACCCCGAATGGAGTAGTCGGGCCCCGCCGGATCGAACCGGCGGGGCCCGGGGGACCACGGGGTGCGGAAGACCGCGGGGCGCGGGTGGCGTCCGCCGCCGTCAGCTCATCCGCAGTGCCAGGAAGAAGTCGAGCTTGTCCTCCAGGCGGGCCAGATCGCGGCCGGTGAGCTGCTCGATGCGGCCGACCCGGTAGCGGAGGGTGTTGACGTGCAGGTGGAGGCGGCTGGCGCAGCGGGTCCAGGAGCCGTCGCAGTCCAAGAACGCCTCCAGGGTGGGGATCAGCTCCGCGCGGTGCTTGCGGTCGTAGTCGCGCAGCGGGTCCAGGAGGCGGGCGGTGAAGGCCCGGCGGACGTCGTCGGGCACGAAGGGCAGCAGCAGGACGTGCGAGGCCAGCTCCTCGTGTCCGGCGGCGCAGACCCGGCCCGGGCGGGCCGCGGCGACCCGGCGGGCGTGCCGGGCCTCCTCCAGGGCGCCGCGCAGCCCCTCCGCCGAGTGGACCGCGGCGCTCACCCCGACCGTCAGCCGCCCGTCGTCCGCCAGCCCGCGGCCCAGCGGCTCGCGGACGACGGAGAGCAGCTCGTCGGCGTGCAGACCGGTCGTCGAGGCCTCATCGGGCTCGTCCGGGACGGGCAGCGGCACCAGCGCCACCGCCTCGTCGCCGGTGTGCGCCACGGCGATGCGGTCGGAGGGCTCCGGACCGAAGGTGCCGGGGTCGACCAGCATCTCCTCCAGCAGGCTCTGCGCCACCGGGCCACCGGGGACGTCGCCGTCCTCCCACTCGACCCTGGCCACCACGATCTGCCAGTGCGGCGCGGCGCCCAGTCCGGGCAGCAGCACCGGGGCCGCCACCCGCAGCCGGGCCGCGATCTCGGCGGGCGGCGCACCGGTCTGGACGAGCTCCAGCACCTCCTGGGCGAGCCGGCGGCGGACCGTACGGGCCGCATCGCGCCGGTCGCGTTCCACGACGATCAGCTGGGTGACCCCGTGCAGCAGGTCGAGCCGCTCGTCGGGCCAGTCGCCGGCGTCCGCCTCGACGGCCAGCAGCCAGTCGCTCAGCAGCGTCCGGCGCAGATCACGGCCCTCGTGGCGGATCGGGAAGAGGGAGAAGGTGGAGCCGCCCGACCCGTCGCCCGGCCCCCGCCCCTCATCGGGGCGCTGCGCGCCGCCCCCCTCGATCGTGACGCGGTGCGGTCCCCGCCGGCCCGTACGGGCCGCCGCCAGATGCTCGCCCGCGAGCCGGGCGGCCAGTTCGCCGGAGAGCTCGGGGCCGGAGTCCGCCAGCGTCGAGCCCGCGATCTGCCGGCCGGTGGGGGAGAGCACCCAGGCCCGCAGGTCCAGGTCGGAGCCGAGCAGGTCCAGGACCACTTCCGGACCGCCGCCCGTGGGCCCCGACGTCATCAGCCGGCGGTGGCGGTCCACCACGGCCGCCAGATCGCCGGCCCGTTCGCTGGAGACCTGGCGGACGACATGCTCGGTGATGGAGGCGAACGAGACGTCCTCGACGACGGAGAACAGCGGCAGCCGGTGCCGGAGACAGGCCTGGACGAGGTCGTCGGGGACCGAGCCCAGCTCCGCCTCGCCCGCCGCGAGCCCGGCGACCCCGGCGGTGGCCAGGATGCGGACGAACCGCTCGGAGTCCTCCGGTTCACGGCGCCACGCCAGCCCCGTCAGCACCAGTTCGCCACCGGAGAGGTAGCGGCTGGGGTCGCGCAGGTCGGTGGTCATCACGCCGCGGACCGTGCGGTCCAGCTCTTCCTCGCCCCCGAGCAGGCGAAGGCCCAGGGTGTGAGTGTCCAGGAGTGCGCGGAGCCGCATGACCTCGCCCGCCGTTCTTTGCTGTCTGGTTGTTGCCGGTGGAATGCCGCGAGGTTCTGGAGCCTCGTCTTTCGTTCGAATCTACAAGACGGGTGGCCTGGCCAGCCAACCGCTTCATGGTTTCGGTGACTGCACCCGGTGGGTGCCGGGCGCGTTCACTGAGGCCATCCGGATGAACACGACATGAACGGCGCCGTGGCGATGCCAGTGCAGCGTCCTCACCATGAGTAGCGAACGACCCGATTTCGTAGAATTCGTAGAAGAGGCCAACCATGGACTTCCTTCGCCCCGCCAGCTGGGAGGAGGCGCTCGCCGCCAAGGCCGAGCACCCTACAGCTGTGCCTATCGCGGGCGGCACGGACGTGATGGTCGAGATCAACTTCGACCACCGCCGTCCCGAGTACCTGCTCGACCTGAACCGCATCGGTGAACTGAGCGAGTGGGAGGTCGGCGAGAAGACCGTGCGCCTGGGCGCCTCCGTCCCGTACACCCAGATCATGGAGAACCTGCGGGCCGAACTCCCGGGCCTGGCCCTGGCCTCGCACACGGTGGCCTCCCCGCAGATCCGCAACCGCGGCGGCGTCGGCGGCAACCTCGGCACCGCCTCCCCGGCCGGCGACGCGCACCCCGCGCTGCTCGCCGCCGGCTGTGAGGTCGAGGTGGAATCCGTGCGCGGCCGCCGGATGATCCCGATCGACGACTTCTACGTGGGCGTCAAGCGCAATGCCATGGAGCCCGACGAGCTGATCCGGTCGGTGCACCTGCCCAAGGCGGACGGCCCGCAGCAGTTCTCCAAGGTCGGCACCCGCAACGCCATGGTGATCGCGGTCTGTGCCTTCGGCATCGCGCTGCACCCCGAGACCCGCACGGTGCGCACCGGCATCGGCTCCGCCGCGCCCACGCCCGTACGGGCCCGCGAGGCCGAGGACTTCCTCGCCGCGGCGCTGGAGGAGGGCGGCTTCTGGGAGTCGGCGGGCGCCCTCCCGCCGTCCGTCGCCAAGCAGTTCGCGCAGCTCGCCTCCGGCGCCTGCAACCCGATCGACGATGTGCGCGGCAGCGCCAAGTACCGCCGGCACGCGGTCGGCATCATGGCGCGCCGCACCCTCGGCTGGACCTGGGAGTCCTACCGGGGCAACGAGAGGAGCGCACAGTGCGCGTGACATTCACCGTCAACGGCCGCCGGCAGGAGGCCGACGACGTCTGGGAAGGCGAGAGCCTGCTGTACGTCCTCCGTGAGCGGATGGGGCTGCCGGGCTCCAAGAACGCCTGTGAGCAGGGCGAATGCGGCTCCTGCACGGTCCGTCTGGACGGTGTGCCGGTCTGTTCCTGTCTGGTCGCGGCAGGGCAGGTCGAGGGCCGCGACGTGGTGACCGTCGAGGGCCTGGCGGACTTCGCCAGGCAGCGCGCCGAGGGCGGCGGCTGTGCCTCCGGCGCCTGCGGTACGAGCATCGACGAGGCCCAGCGGTGGCAGGCCCGGCCGGCCGATGCGCAGAGCGACGAGGCCGCCGACCTCCCGCGGGAGACGCTCTCGCCGATCCAGCAGGCGTTCATCGACGCCGGCGCGGTCCAGTGCGGTTTCTGCACCCCGGGCCTGCTGGTCGCCGCCGACGAGCTGCTGGAGCGCAACGACTCCCCGTCGGACGCCGACATCCGTGAGGCGTTGTCGGGCAACCTGTGCCGCTGCACGGGCTACGAGAAGATCCTCGACGCGGTCCGGCTGGCGGCCGCCCGCGGCGAGGACCGGACCGCCGGACAGGGGGCCTGATCGCCATGGCTGACAAGGAGACACGCGTCGCCACCGCTCCGGGCCGTACCCCCACGAACCTCACGCAGGGCGGCCGGACCAAGGCCGGCATCGGGGAGTCCACGCTGCGGCCCGACGGCACCCTCAAGGTGACCGGAGAGTTCGCCTACTCCTCGGACATGTGGCACGAGGACATGCTGTGGGGCTTCACCCTGCGCTCCACCGTCGCGCATGCCGAGATCAGGTCGATCGACACGTCCGAGGCGCTGGCGACCTCCGGCGTCTACGCCGTCCTGACCTACGACGACCTGCCCACCGACGTGAAGAACTACGGCCTGGAGATCCAGGACACGCCGGTTCTCGCGCACGGCAAGGTGCGCCACCACGGGGAGCCGGTGGCGCTGGTCGCCGCCGACCACCCGGAGACCGCACGCCGCGCCGCCGCCAAGATCAAGATCGACTACGCCGAGCTGCCGGTCGTCACCGACGAGGCCTCCGCCACCGCCGAGGGCGCCCCGCTGATCCACGAGAACCGCGACGACCACCACGTGGGCCATGTCCCGCACCCGAACATCGTCCACCGCCAGCCGATCATCCGCGGCAACGCCGACGAGGCGGCCAAGAAGGCCGACGTCATCGTCTCCGGCGAGTACGTCTTCGGCATGCAGGACCAGGCCTTCCTCGGCCCGGAGTCCGGCCTCGCGGTGCCCGGCGAGGACGGCGGCGTCGACCTCTACGTCGCCACCCAGTGGCTGCACTCCGACCTGCGCCAGATCGCCCCGGTCCTCGGCCTGCCGCCGGAGAAGGTGCGGATGACGCTCTCCGGCGTCGGCGGCGCGTTCGGCGGCCGCGAGGACCTGTCGATGCAGATCCACGCCTGCCTCCTGGCGCTGCGCACCGGCAAGCCCGTCAAGATCGTCTACAACCGGTTCGAGTCCTTCTTCGGACACGTCCACCGGCACCCGGCGAAGCTCTGGTACGAGCACGGCGCCACCAAGGACGGCAAGCTCACCCACCTCAAGTGCCGCATCGTGCTGGACGGCGGCGCCTACGCGTCCGCCTCCCCGGCCGTCGTCGGCAACGCCTCCTCGCTCGCCGTCGGCCCGTACGTGGTCGACGACGTCGACATCGAGGCCCTCGCGCTGTACTCCAACAACCCGCCCTGCGGGGCGATGCGCGGCTTCGGCGCCGTCCAGGCGTGCTTCGCCTACGAGGCGCAGATGGACAAGG from Streptomyces caniferus carries:
- a CDS encoding PucR family transcriptional regulator, yielding MRLRALLDTHTLGLRLLGGEEELDRTVRGVMTTDLRDPSRYLSGGELVLTGLAWRREPEDSERFVRILATAGVAGLAAGEAELGSVPDDLVQACLRHRLPLFSVVEDVSFASITEHVVRQVSSERAGDLAAVVDRHRRLMTSGPTGGGPEVVLDLLGSDLDLRAWVLSPTGRQIAGSTLADSGPELSGELAARLAGEHLAAARTGRRGPHRVTIEGGGAQRPDEGRGPGDGSGGSTFSLFPIRHEGRDLRRTLLSDWLLAVEADAGDWPDERLDLLHGVTQLIVVERDRRDAARTVRRRLAQEVLELVQTGAPPAEIAARLRVAAPVLLPGLGAAPHWQIVVARVEWEDGDVPGGPVAQSLLEEMLVDPGTFGPEPSDRIAVAHTGDEAVALVPLPVPDEPDEASTTGLHADELLSVVREPLGRGLADDGRLTVGVSAAVHSAEGLRGALEEARHARRVAAARPGRVCAAGHEELASHVLLLPFVPDDVRRAFTARLLDPLRDYDRKHRAELIPTLEAFLDCDGSWTRCASRLHLHVNTLRYRVGRIEQLTGRDLARLEDKLDFFLALRMS
- a CDS encoding FAD binding domain-containing protein; this translates as MDFLRPASWEEALAAKAEHPTAVPIAGGTDVMVEINFDHRRPEYLLDLNRIGELSEWEVGEKTVRLGASVPYTQIMENLRAELPGLALASHTVASPQIRNRGGVGGNLGTASPAGDAHPALLAAGCEVEVESVRGRRMIPIDDFYVGVKRNAMEPDELIRSVHLPKADGPQQFSKVGTRNAMVIAVCAFGIALHPETRTVRTGIGSAAPTPVRAREAEDFLAAALEEGGFWESAGALPPSVAKQFAQLASGACNPIDDVRGSAKYRRHAVGIMARRTLGWTWESYRGNERSAQCA
- a CDS encoding (2Fe-2S)-binding protein, whose product is MRVTFTVNGRRQEADDVWEGESLLYVLRERMGLPGSKNACEQGECGSCTVRLDGVPVCSCLVAAGQVEGRDVVTVEGLADFARQRAEGGGCASGACGTSIDEAQRWQARPADAQSDEAADLPRETLSPIQQAFIDAGAVQCGFCTPGLLVAADELLERNDSPSDADIREALSGNLCRCTGYEKILDAVRLAAARGEDRTAGQGA